A genomic region of Parasegetibacter sp. NRK P23 contains the following coding sequences:
- a CDS encoding TonB family protein, with product MEALLLYVSKMILCSAILYAYYHFFLKNKSFHHYNRFYLLAAVLVSAVVPVLRIPFLFPQEEDTPAFVYKTLEVIVVTGGEMETDLWSELVSHPLFSIAGIALLLYGSIVMWKIFYFGTSLRSIFHIKRKYPQEVVSDIHLYQTNEPGTPFSFFSNIFWNRKFPLDSDKGQQLFRHELFHVKQRHSIDNVFMELATAICWINPVFHLIKRELHTIHEFLADEYASSGSDRYAYAEILLVHAIHEKKQSPLVHYFFRSPIKRRIAMILQTTSNTSFSYLRRLMILPIATLLFSAFVLRAQKSIHSDMPGSSASANPASNYEKSATPLTVVIDAGHGGQDGGAQGHDRLEKEFTLAIAQKVKALSANYGVNVLLTRNDDSYPDLKQRTEFTKKSKADLFISLHIGAEPTVKGGVKVPEDQLQSGIDAFISWKNTIFEEENIFLGSALLLKLSEVYKTKKVLQTRQTGIWVVDAAPCPAILLECGYLSNKKDVEFLSADKNQEKIAAKILEGIAAFQKLDIEEIAPVKHFNASTTSQTDTVPNKTIQDDFFKSFGRHMNRTLRYPSNVLESNKGGTVYFRLAKDVDGNITNVEILKAPPAGTNTLHEIVVVGYGKQSAATPPDASSIQEALSGEVKRAALKHYKYSSKLTTKTSPVYYKVTFKTEAATANQEIDKIFQKAEVEATFEGGLKEWARFLNENLRYPDSAINKNVQGMAVIQFIVTTEGVIKDASIVKDPGAGLGEEALRIINKSNGKWVPAVQNGRKVNSYKKQPITFRLEEG from the coding sequence ATGGAAGCCTTACTCTTGTATGTTTCAAAGATGATCCTCTGCTCCGCGATCCTGTACGCTTACTACCATTTTTTCCTGAAAAATAAATCGTTCCACCATTACAACAGGTTCTACCTGCTGGCTGCTGTACTCGTGAGCGCTGTTGTACCGGTGCTCCGCATCCCCTTCCTGTTTCCACAGGAGGAAGACACTCCCGCGTTTGTATATAAGACGCTTGAAGTAATTGTTGTAACTGGTGGTGAAATGGAGACCGACCTTTGGAGCGAGCTGGTAAGTCACCCACTTTTCTCCATTGCGGGAATAGCGCTGTTGTTATATGGCAGCATCGTAATGTGGAAGATATTTTATTTTGGGACCTCGCTTCGTTCCATCTTCCACATCAAACGCAAGTATCCGCAGGAAGTTGTAAGCGACATCCATCTGTACCAGACCAATGAACCCGGAACACCTTTCTCTTTTTTCAGCAATATCTTCTGGAACCGGAAGTTCCCACTCGATTCGGATAAAGGTCAACAACTTTTCCGGCACGAACTCTTCCACGTGAAGCAACGCCATTCGATCGATAATGTGTTCATGGAACTCGCCACCGCCATCTGTTGGATCAACCCGGTGTTTCACCTCATCAAAAGGGAACTCCATACCATCCACGAATTCCTTGCCGATGAATATGCCAGTTCCGGCAGCGACCGCTACGCTTACGCGGAAATCCTACTGGTACACGCTATCCATGAGAAAAAACAATCACCGCTTGTGCATTATTTCTTTCGTTCACCTATTAAAAGACGTATAGCCATGATTTTACAAACCACTTCCAACACCAGTTTCAGCTACCTGAGAAGGCTGATGATCCTGCCCATTGCCACACTGCTGTTCAGCGCATTTGTATTGCGTGCGCAGAAGTCCATTCATTCCGACATGCCGGGATCATCAGCATCCGCAAACCCTGCATCCAATTATGAAAAATCGGCCACACCGCTCACTGTAGTGATTGATGCCGGACATGGCGGACAAGATGGCGGCGCACAGGGCCACGATCGATTAGAAAAAGAATTCACGCTCGCCATCGCGCAGAAAGTAAAAGCGCTTTCCGCCAACTATGGCGTTAACGTGCTGCTCACGAGGAACGATGATTCTTATCCTGATTTGAAACAAAGAACGGAGTTCACTAAAAAAAGTAAAGCCGACCTGTTTATTTCTTTGCATATCGGCGCTGAACCAACAGTAAAAGGCGGCGTAAAAGTTCCGGAAGATCAATTGCAGTCGGGCATAGACGCTTTTATATCGTGGAAGAACACGATTTTTGAAGAAGAGAATATTTTTCTTGGTTCCGCACTTCTTTTAAAGCTCAGCGAAGTGTACAAGACCAAAAAAGTGTTGCAAACAAGGCAAACGGGAATATGGGTGGTGGATGCCGCACCCTGCCCCGCCATCCTGTTGGAATGCGGTTATCTATCTAATAAAAAAGATGTTGAATTCCTGAGTGCAGACAAAAACCAGGAAAAGATCGCCGCGAAAATATTGGAAGGCATTGCCGCTTTCCAGAAACTTGATATAGAAGAAATTGCTCCGGTAAAACATTTTAACGCCAGTACAACTTCCCAAACGGATACTGTTCCCAATAAAACCATACAGGATGACTTCTTCAAATCATTTGGCCGGCACATGAACCGTACCCTCCGCTATCCCAGCAATGTACTGGAAAGCAACAAAGGCGGAACAGTTTATTTCCGGCTCGCCAAAGATGTTGACGGCAACATTACCAATGTTGAAATTTTAAAGGCGCCCCCTGCCGGTACAAACACCCTGCACGAGATTGTAGTAGTGGGCTATGGTAAACAAAGCGCTGCTACTCCTCCAGATGCAAGTAGCATACAGGAAGCATTATCGGGTGAAGTAAAAAGAGCCGCGTTAAAACATTATAAATACTCGTCAAAACTCACAACCAAAACCAGCCCTGTCTATTACAAAGTAACTTTTAAAACAGAAGCCGCAACGGCTAACCAGGAAATCGATAAGATCTTCCAGAAAGCAGAAGTGGAAGCAACATTTGAAGGAGGGTTAAAAGAATGGGCCAGGTTCCTGAATGAGAACCTGCGTTATCCGGATAGCGCCATCAATAAAAACGTGCAAGGAATGGCCGTGATACAGTTCATTGTAACAACTGAAGGCGTTATCAAAGACGCTTCCATTGTGAAAGATCCCGGTGCAGGACTTGGAGAGGAAGCCTTGCGTATCATCAATAAAAGTAACGGCAAATGGGTTCCCGCAGTTCAAAATGGCAGAAAAGTAAACTCTTATAAAAAACAACCCATTACTTTCCGCTTGGAAGAAGGGTAA
- a CDS encoding BlaI/MecI/CopY family transcriptional regulator, which translates to MKILTKAEEQVMQAVWQSGGGFLKDILDEMPEPKPHSNTVATILKILIEKGFVRFEAQGRNNYYSAAIGKQAYGNSSLKQVVNNYFEGNPASMVSHFVKNDSISVEELEALLQQIKSSGKA; encoded by the coding sequence GGAAGAACAGGTAATGCAGGCAGTATGGCAATCGGGCGGCGGATTTCTGAAAGATATCCTGGATGAAATGCCGGAACCAAAGCCACATTCGAACACAGTGGCCACGATCCTGAAAATCCTGATCGAAAAAGGGTTTGTACGTTTCGAGGCTCAAGGCCGGAATAATTACTATTCCGCCGCAATCGGCAAACAGGCGTACGGCAACTCCAGTTTAAAGCAGGTGGTGAACAATTATTTCGAAGGGAACCCCGCCAGTATGGTCTCCCACTTCGTGAAGAATGATTCCATTTCGGTGGAAGAACTGGAAGCTTTGCTGCAACAAATTAAATCATCCGGAAAAGCCTGA
- a CDS encoding AIR synthase related protein: MSLYNKRGVSAQKEEVHKAVEKLDKGLYANAFCKLYPDYLCGQSDWVNVMHADGAGTKSILAYLYWKETGDDSIWKGIAQDAIAMNLDDLLCVGIYDNILFSSTIDRNKLLIPGSILEKVINGSQEFFDQLKSFGVNIQFLGGETADVGDVVRTIAVNGTMTARWPKHRLITNDNIAPGNVIVGLSSYGKADYEEEYNSGLGSNGLTSARHDVLNKFYAEHFKETYEPALGDDVVYIGPHKMTDAINIDGFGMQNVGKLLLSPTRTYAPVLKKILEEQFDAVSGLIHCSGGGQTKVLKYLPGNMRIVKDNLFPTPPIFEIIRKASGADSREMYQVFNMGHRLEIFTSEKDADKIIETSLSFGVDAKVIGRVEESDKKELIIRHGEEEIVF, translated from the coding sequence ATGAGTCTGTACAATAAAAGGGGCGTTTCGGCCCAGAAAGAGGAAGTGCACAAGGCCGTTGAGAAACTGGATAAGGGGCTTTACGCCAATGCGTTCTGCAAATTGTATCCCGATTACCTTTGTGGCCAGTCCGACTGGGTAAACGTAATGCACGCCGACGGCGCAGGTACCAAAAGTATTCTCGCTTACCTCTACTGGAAAGAGACCGGCGACGATTCCATCTGGAAAGGCATCGCGCAGGACGCCATCGCCATGAACCTGGACGACCTGCTTTGTGTGGGCATCTACGACAATATTCTTTTCTCCTCTACCATCGACCGCAACAAACTGCTGATCCCAGGCTCCATACTGGAGAAAGTCATCAACGGCAGCCAGGAATTTTTCGATCAGCTCAAATCATTCGGGGTGAACATCCAGTTCCTCGGTGGCGAAACCGCTGATGTGGGTGATGTGGTGCGCACCATCGCTGTGAATGGTACCATGACCGCCCGCTGGCCCAAACACAGGCTCATCACCAACGACAATATCGCTCCTGGTAACGTGATCGTGGGCCTGTCCAGCTATGGGAAAGCCGATTATGAGGAAGAATACAACAGCGGACTGGGCAGCAACGGCCTTACCAGCGCCCGCCATGATGTGCTCAATAAATTTTACGCGGAACACTTTAAAGAAACCTACGAACCTGCGTTGGGCGATGATGTGGTGTACATCGGCCCACACAAAATGACTGATGCCATCAACATCGATGGATTCGGAATGCAGAACGTAGGTAAACTACTGCTAAGTCCAACACGTACTTATGCCCCGGTGCTGAAGAAAATACTGGAAGAACAATTTGATGCGGTGTCCGGACTGATCCATTGCAGTGGCGGCGGACAAACCAAAGTACTGAAGTACCTGCCTGGCAATATGCGCATCGTTAAAGACAACCTGTTCCCCACACCGCCCATATTCGAAATCATTCGCAAAGCTTCCGGCGCGGATTCCAGGGAAATGTACCAGGTGTTCAACATGGGGCATCGCCTGGAAATCTTCACTTCGGAAAAAGATGCCGACAAAATAATTGAAACCTCGCTTTCATTTGGTGTGGACGCAAAAGTAATTGGCAGGGTGGAAGAGAGCGATAAGAAAGAACTGATCATCCGGCATGGAGAAGAAGAGATCGTGTTTTAA